Below is a genomic region from [Limnothrix rosea] IAM M-220.
TACGGAGATACGGAGACACGGGGAATGAGAGACGCGGGGAGGGTGTAAAACATTCAAACTTGTATTTTTTTGACCGCTGCAATTGTTTGAATGAAAAATCGCCCCATCTCTCGCTCTCCCTTTCGCTGTGTCGTCATTCCAGACCCTTCTTAAACCAAACTCAGGTTAGTAGGATTGTTTGCATAGAAACATCTCTCGCTCTCTCGCTCTCCCATTCACCGCGTCGTACTTCCGAGTATGCTGAAGCAAAACTCACGTTACCTAATTTCTCTGCTCCAGCTCTTCCACAGCTTTCTCAGTACGCTCATGGGGATCATCAAACCTTTCAGATGGCAAAACCCCAATAATCACAGAGTTAATCGCAGACTTTGTATTTTTGCTGGCACTCTTTAGAGGTTCTGGCAGAAAAATATCACCCACAAGAACAAACATAATGGCCAAGAAAACCACTAATTTAATCGTGTTGTCTGTACTCAGAAATTTAATACGCATTTTTCTTATTCCTTAAGAGAAAACCCAGATAATATCGTGACGCACTGAATACTTTTACCTCATCTCTATTTTGCCTGCTTTACCAAGAAATGACCCCTCATTTCTGCCGATAAATCAACGATCATGATGAAGTATTGATGAAAATTATGTGATAGGTGTCTTTATCTAGAAAATTTATCCATGACCAGAAGCCTAGTCATTTTTGTCTGAAAATTCACCACAAAAAGATCGGGCGATCGCCCCCTCATCCAGCCATATCACACCACCACTTATCACAATTTATTGACAAGCCCTGAGCGAAACGAAGAATATATCAGAAGACTGCCGCAAAACGAAACCATATTTTCCAAGCACCATGACCAAACCATTTCACTATTTATGCGCCGTTGCGCTGGCGATCGCCCTCTGTTTCAGTAGCCCCCAAAACACCTGGGCACTACCGGGTCAAACCTTTACCATTGCAGCCCTTGCCCAAGGAGACGCAATCACAGACCCAGAAGCAATATTGCGCTACGCCTTGCCCGTCGACAACAAGCAAATTCGCCGTCTGCAAGACAGCATGGAATTCATCAACAAAGATCTCCGTGCTAAACGTTGGGGACCCATCTCCTCCGCAGCAAAAAAAGCAAGCCGTGTACTCACCGTCGGGAAAGATACAATCCTCGCCGACGTAGTTACCGACTTCCGCCCCGAAGCAGAAGCACTCCTCACCGAAATTGAGCAAGACATTGAAGTCATTCGCGAAGCCGTCAAAGAAAAAGACCGCGAAACAATCTGGGCAAAGCGTCGTAAAATCCTGAACGATGTCGGCATCATCGAAGAAAACATGATTGCCGAATATCCCATCACCATTCCCGCCGAATACGACAACCTCCCCCGCTTACTCGGTCGCGCCACCGTCGAAATGGAAACAACCCAAGGCAATCTCACCATTGTGCTTGACGGCTACAATGCCCCCATTAACGCCGGCAACTTTGCCGATCTCGTCCAACGCGGCTTCTACGACGGTCTACCCTTTACCCGTGCCGAAGACCTCTACATCCTCCAAACAGGCGATCCCGTCGGCCCCGAAGTCGGCTTTATCGATCCCAAAACTAACGAATATCGCGCCATCCCCATGGAGATCATGCAAACTGGCGACACCGAAGCAACCTATGGTTTTACCCTCGAAGATCTAGGCATCTATCTCCCCGAAATCAATCTTCCCTTTAATGCCTACGGTGCATTAGCACTAGCTCGCCCCACAGAAGACGTTAATGGCGGTTCTTCCCAGGTCTTTTTCTTTAAGTTCGATACAGAGCTGTCCCCTCCCGGCTTTAACTTAATGGATGGTCGTTACTCCGTATTTGGCTACACCACAGAAGGGAAAGACGTTCTTGAAGCACTCACAAAACAGGACAAAATCATCTCCGCAAAAATCGTGAAAGGCGCTGATAAACTCGTTGTCCCTAGCTAAAGAACTCA
It encodes:
- a CDS encoding peptidylprolyl isomerase is translated as MTKPFHYLCAVALAIALCFSSPQNTWALPGQTFTIAALAQGDAITDPEAILRYALPVDNKQIRRLQDSMEFINKDLRAKRWGPISSAAKKASRVLTVGKDTILADVVTDFRPEAEALLTEIEQDIEVIREAVKEKDRETIWAKRRKILNDVGIIEENMIAEYPITIPAEYDNLPRLLGRATVEMETTQGNLTIVLDGYNAPINAGNFADLVQRGFYDGLPFTRAEDLYILQTGDPVGPEVGFIDPKTNEYRAIPMEIMQTGDTEATYGFTLEDLGIYLPEINLPFNAYGALALARPTEDVNGGSSQVFFFKFDTELSPPGFNLMDGRYSVFGYTTEGKDVLEALTKQDKIISAKIVKGADKLVVPS